A single genomic interval of Streptomyces sp. BA2 harbors:
- a CDS encoding TetR family transcriptional regulator translates to MTVNGRTEGRRRRVPRQEREQQIIDVAVTVFAKRGYHAASVDEIAELAGISKPMVYLYLDSKEGLFLACLRREADRLVAAFQDAARAGGGAPELRLHAGLSAFFVFVAEHRDSWVVLHRQASELSEAIATAVADARRAVMAQVAGLVRDGIAESPGGSRLDDEDADFVAHALVGAADSLTDWMGGHPGQSPEGVTLRLMNMVWVGMGRVLEGEVWVPSPE, encoded by the coding sequence GTGACGGTCAACGGGAGAACTGAGGGACGGCGTCGGCGCGTTCCGCGCCAGGAGCGCGAACAGCAGATCATCGATGTGGCGGTGACGGTCTTCGCCAAGCGCGGCTATCACGCCGCGTCCGTGGACGAGATCGCCGAACTGGCCGGCATCTCCAAGCCGATGGTCTATCTCTACCTCGACTCCAAGGAGGGGCTCTTCCTCGCCTGCCTGCGGCGCGAGGCCGACCGCCTGGTCGCCGCCTTCCAGGACGCGGCGCGGGCCGGGGGCGGCGCGCCCGAACTGCGCCTGCACGCGGGCCTCTCGGCGTTCTTCGTCTTCGTCGCCGAGCACCGCGACAGCTGGGTCGTCCTGCACCGCCAGGCCTCGGAGCTGAGCGAGGCGATCGCGACCGCCGTGGCCGACGCGCGGCGTGCGGTGATGGCGCAGGTCGCGGGCCTGGTCCGGGACGGCATCGCGGAGAGCCCCGGCGGCTCTCGACTGGACGACGAGGACGCCGACTTCGTCGCGCACGCGCTGGTGGGCGCGGCGGACTCGCTCACCGACTGGATGGGCGGCCACCCCGGCCAGTCGCCGGAGGGGGTCACTCTGCGGCTGATGAACATGGTGTGGGTGGGGATGGGGCGGGTGCTCGAAGGGGAGGTCTGGGTTCCTTCGCCCGAGTGA
- a CDS encoding SCP2 sterol-binding domain-containing protein, protein MADGIGGADGLAGLDFASVTPEEFAKIVKGFSGKEITEIAQNAELRARVLQEVFGRMGRQFKPESAGTVKALIRWKITGVDEAVYETDISEGTCTVREGRSDAEPRVTLVMADPEFLKLVSGNASPVTMFMMRKIKIAGDVAFAAGLTRYFDIPKA, encoded by the coding sequence ATGGCGGACGGCATCGGCGGCGCTGACGGCCTGGCCGGACTCGACTTCGCGAGCGTCACCCCCGAGGAGTTCGCGAAGATCGTGAAGGGGTTTTCCGGCAAGGAGATCACCGAGATCGCCCAGAACGCGGAGTTGCGCGCCCGCGTCCTGCAAGAGGTGTTCGGGCGGATGGGCCGGCAGTTCAAGCCGGAGTCCGCGGGCACCGTCAAGGCGCTGATCCGCTGGAAGATCACGGGCGTCGACGAGGCGGTCTACGAGACGGACATCTCGGAGGGCACCTGCACCGTCCGCGAGGGCCGCTCGGACGCCGAGCCGCGCGTCACACTCGTCATGGCCGACCCCGAGTTCCTCAAGCTGGTCTCCGGCAACGCGAGCCCCGTGACGATGTTCATGATGCGCAAGATCAAGATCGCGGGCGATGTGGCGTTCGCCGCCGGTCTGACCCGCTACTTCGACATCCCGAAGGCCTGA
- a CDS encoding acyl-CoA dehydrogenase family protein, translated as MAFSLELTEEQRDLRGWVHGFAADVVRPAAAEWDEREETPWPVIQEAAKIGLYGFESLADLFGDPSGLSLQIANEELFWGDAGIGMALFGTSLAVAGIFSAGTPDQLAEWVPQCFGDEDDPKVAAFCVSEPDAGSDVSAMRTRATYDEARDEWTLSGQKAWITNGGIANVHVVVASVDPALGSRGQAAFIVPPGTRGLEGAKKIRKLGLRASHTADVFLDDVRVPGHCLLGGKERLDARLARAREGTKAGSGGGAKAGSGGRGQAAMATFEVSRPTVGAQALGIARAAYEYALDYAGSRVAFGRPIIENQSIAFALADLRTEIEAVRLLIWQAAWMARNDKAFDAGQGSMAKLRAGELAVSATEKAVQVLGGAGYSREHPVERMYRDAKIYTIFEGTSEIQRLVIARAISGRQIR; from the coding sequence ATGGCCTTCTCGCTCGAACTGACCGAGGAACAACGGGACCTGCGCGGCTGGGTGCACGGCTTCGCCGCCGACGTGGTGCGGCCGGCCGCCGCCGAGTGGGACGAGCGCGAGGAGACTCCCTGGCCCGTCATCCAGGAGGCCGCCAAGATCGGGCTGTACGGGTTCGAGTCCCTGGCCGACCTCTTCGGCGACCCCAGCGGACTCTCGCTGCAGATCGCCAACGAGGAGCTGTTCTGGGGCGACGCGGGCATCGGTATGGCCCTGTTCGGTACGTCGCTCGCGGTGGCCGGGATCTTCTCGGCGGGCACGCCCGACCAGCTCGCCGAGTGGGTGCCGCAGTGCTTCGGTGACGAGGACGACCCCAAGGTCGCGGCGTTCTGCGTCTCCGAGCCCGACGCGGGCTCCGACGTGTCGGCGATGCGGACCCGCGCGACCTACGACGAGGCACGCGACGAGTGGACCCTGTCGGGCCAGAAGGCGTGGATCACGAACGGCGGCATCGCCAACGTCCATGTGGTGGTCGCGTCCGTCGATCCGGCCCTCGGCTCGCGAGGGCAGGCGGCGTTCATCGTGCCGCCCGGCACGCGGGGCCTCGAAGGCGCCAAGAAGATAAGGAAGTTGGGGCTGCGGGCCTCGCACACCGCGGATGTGTTCCTGGACGACGTACGCGTGCCTGGGCACTGCCTGCTCGGCGGCAAGGAGCGTCTCGACGCCCGGCTCGCGCGCGCCCGCGAGGGGACGAAGGCGGGTTCCGGGGGCGGCGCGAAGGCCGGTTCCGGAGGCCGCGGGCAAGCGGCGATGGCGACCTTCGAGGTGAGCCGCCCGACCGTGGGGGCGCAGGCGCTCGGCATCGCGCGGGCCGCGTACGAATACGCGCTCGACTACGCGGGCTCCCGGGTCGCCTTCGGCCGCCCCATCATCGAGAACCAGTCCATCGCCTTCGCGCTCGCCGATCTGCGGACCGAGATCGAAGCCGTGCGGCTGCTGATCTGGCAGGCGGCGTGGATGGCGCGGAACGACAAGGCGTTCGACGCGGGGCAGGGCTCGATGGCCAAGCTGCGCGCGGGTGAGCTGGCCGTTTCGGCGACCGAGAAGGCGGTGCAGGTGCTGGGGGGTGCGGGGTACAGCAGGGAGCATCCGGTGGAGCGGATGTACCGGGACGCGAAGATCTACACGATCTTCGAGGGGACGAGTGAGATCCAGCGTCTGGTGATCGCCCGGGCCATCTCCGGGCGGCAGATCCGCTGA